The Clostridium sp. AWRP genome has a window encoding:
- the dnaB gene encoding replicative DNA helicase, giving the protein MKLYNIQAERDLLGSVIIKPDNLCDCIDLLKSDDLFEDSHKLLYSAIVRLYTNGRDINITTIAEDLSSKLSLVGGITYISQLTGQTLQPESVKSYAEIIKKYSNARKLLALLKKDATKIEKTDADIKDIVRELQDLSLEFESKINVDSGELNKPMVNVLDSLEKRYLNGGAIQGIETGYRVLDKTLNGLNKSDFIVVSARPSMGKTAFAINIALNIAKQHNISFFSLEMSKEQLLERALAAKALIQMNNIKSGKLTDKEWMRVSQESGIIVNSGLKIYDKIYSLNGIKAECKKRKLQSDLDVVIIDYLTLIDGAEKSTNRVQEVSKISRQLKLMAKELNINVIALAQLSRAPEGRNDHRPILSDLRESGSIEQDADIVISLYRDEYYNPNTDDKGIIEAIIEKQRNGRTGTIKLAWIPKYQLITDLCIK; this is encoded by the coding sequence ATGAAACTTTATAATATACAAGCTGAAAGAGATTTGTTGGGATCTGTGATTATTAAACCTGATAATTTATGTGACTGCATAGATTTATTGAAAAGTGATGATTTATTTGAGGATAGTCATAAATTATTATATTCCGCTATTGTGAGATTATATACGAATGGTAGAGATATTAATATAACTACTATTGCGGAGGATTTAAGTTCAAAATTGAGTTTAGTTGGTGGAATAACTTATATTTCACAGCTTACAGGTCAGACTCTGCAGCCTGAAAGTGTAAAATCATATGCTGAGATAATAAAAAAGTATTCCAATGCTAGAAAATTGCTTGCACTATTGAAAAAAGATGCAACAAAAATAGAAAAAACAGATGCAGACATAAAGGACATAGTAAGAGAATTACAGGATCTAAGTTTAGAGTTTGAAAGCAAGATTAATGTAGATAGCGGAGAATTAAACAAGCCTATGGTAAATGTATTGGACAGTCTTGAAAAAAGATATCTAAACGGGGGAGCTATACAGGGAATAGAAACAGGTTATAGGGTATTAGATAAAACCTTAAATGGATTAAATAAAAGTGATTTCATAGTTGTATCTGCTAGGCCTTCAATGGGTAAAACTGCTTTTGCAATAAACATAGCTTTGAATATAGCTAAACAGCATAATATAAGCTTTTTTTCGCTAGAAATGTCAAAGGAACAGTTGCTGGAAAGGGCATTGGCAGCTAAAGCTCTAATTCAAATGAATAATATTAAATCAGGCAAATTAACAGATAAAGAATGGATGAGGGTAAGCCAAGAAAGTGGTATTATAGTAAATTCCGGTTTGAAAATATATGACAAAATATATTCGCTAAATGGCATAAAAGCAGAGTGCAAAAAGAGAAAATTACAAAGTGACTTAGATGTAGTCATAATAGATTATTTAACTCTCATTGATGGTGCAGAAAAATCAACTAACAGGGTTCAAGAAGTAAGTAAGATATCTAGGCAGTTAAAGCTTATGGCCAAAGAATTAAATATAAATGTCATTGCATTGGCGCAGTTAAGCAGGGCACCAGAGGGAAGAAATGACCATAGACCTATACTTTCAGATTTAAGGGAATCTGGTTCAATAGAACAGGACGCAGACATAGTTATTTCTCTTTACAGAGATGAGTATTATAATCCCAATACTGATGATAAAGGCATTATAGAGGCTATAATTGAAAAGCAACGAAACGGTAGAACTGGAACAATAAAACTAGCGTGGATACCAAAGTATCAATTAATTACAGATCTGTGTATAAAATAG